The following are from one region of the Ruficoccus sp. ZRK36 genome:
- a CDS encoding Amuc_1100 family pilus-like protein: protein MGFFKKYPIFGGFIAICLLLFIAGLVFIFLGFGGLGKARKSFTQAERSYRSALSLSPAPTAENAQQSEKNVQELAAALQAQIDATAGHAPSIVSTDAPKTEADMLFQLEAFKEQFTKDAADVEPLGAADDTVGIQLPDDFNFSFSRFLESGTPPPSKFIPAVFEQKEVLGYLLRKLYDSQPTGILSIQRETQVEEIEAQGGAQDNANRRRANRNNDRDTATTSKDDEFQIGELSARVPGAVETLAFRFVFTGYTPSLRLFLKQLEEFELPLVVRSVEVQPYKASKGARTEPASTNNPFNVFGGGDSASETGEKPVTREPVVEENLSQFTVVVEYIKVLVKPPSDVAALEDASSSENPM, encoded by the coding sequence ATGGGCTTCTTTAAAAAATACCCTATCTTCGGCGGCTTTATCGCGATCTGCCTCCTGCTCTTTATTGCAGGGCTCGTCTTCATCTTCCTCGGCTTTGGCGGCCTGGGAAAGGCCCGCAAGAGCTTCACGCAGGCTGAGCGCAGTTACCGTTCGGCCCTCTCTCTGAGCCCGGCACCGACCGCTGAGAATGCTCAGCAGTCCGAGAAAAATGTTCAGGAGCTCGCTGCTGCGCTTCAGGCACAGATTGACGCCACCGCGGGGCACGCTCCCTCGATCGTGTCCACGGATGCGCCCAAGACCGAGGCCGATATGCTTTTCCAGCTGGAAGCCTTCAAGGAGCAGTTCACCAAGGACGCTGCCGATGTTGAGCCGCTGGGGGCTGCCGATGATACGGTCGGCATCCAGCTGCCGGATGATTTCAACTTCAGCTTCTCCCGCTTCCTGGAGTCCGGCACGCCGCCTCCCTCGAAGTTTATCCCGGCCGTTTTCGAGCAGAAGGAAGTGCTCGGCTACCTGCTTCGTAAGCTCTACGACAGCCAGCCGACGGGCATCCTTTCTATCCAGCGCGAGACGCAGGTGGAAGAGATCGAGGCTCAGGGTGGGGCTCAGGACAATGCCAACCGCCGCCGGGCTAATCGTAACAACGACCGCGACACGGCAACCACTTCCAAGGACGACGAGTTCCAGATCGGCGAGCTTAGTGCCCGCGTCCCCGGTGCGGTTGAGACCCTTGCCTTTCGCTTTGTCTTCACGGGCTACACACCGAGCCTTCGTTTGTTCCTGAAGCAGCTGGAAGAGTTTGAGCTTCCCTTGGTGGTGCGCAGCGTCGAGGTGCAGCCCTACAAGGCTTCAAAGGGTGCTCGAACAGAGCCCGCCAGCACCAACAACCCCTTCAATGTCTTTGGTGGCGGCGATTCCGCCAGCGAGACAGGAGAGAAGCCTGTTACCCGTGAACCGGTAGTTGAGGAAAACCTTTCGCAGTTCACAGTCGTGGTTGAGTACATCAAGGTGCTGGTTAAGCCGCCCTCAGATGTCGCCGCGCTTGAAGATGCCTCCTCTTCGGAAAACCCCATGTAA
- the pilM gene encoding pilus assembly protein PilM: MSASKTLIINCGASHVSVSTFSVNSGDLMLEDVVIEELDYDYSIDEEWLSALTLKLGDILRSSKSSGPATLIAPGYQLLTKTIKVPHVEEGKQAQIIAFEAQQNIPYPLSDVVWDYQVIADDGVETEVVLIAIKSDVINSFGQQVGGYGISPAHIGAASILDYNAYKLNYQDDDQDTLLVNIGARSSNLIFINQDGFFIRNIALGGNSLTQNLADNLGKKFSEAEKVKVAFFSGQTSYEADHPSVQILQNNAQIFQRRISQDITRSIVNFRRQHGAKAPTRILLTGRGSLLPGLPEFLAEQQKVPVDYFDALQNVHVAPGIDTEALGPDLYSLGEVVGEAAREVLPDPVSMDLLPAGLAEEMRFKKQRPFLAMAAIFLALATVPPILAIKGQTASYKQETRQIQSKAAPLNALHGEILSNRDKAEALRKDIGGLEDLVNSRSNWIIFFTDLQQRLQDVQDVWIENLQLDRVSGNSLKMTGRILVTNFDPNNPAASNQQAADRVNKLLSSFTESDFIEKVANIRFDTANPRILKFEFNLITNPEKPL; the protein is encoded by the coding sequence ATGAGTGCTTCCAAGACCCTGATTATTAATTGTGGCGCTAGCCACGTGTCCGTCTCTACCTTCTCCGTTAACAGCGGAGATCTGATGCTGGAAGATGTCGTCATCGAAGAGCTCGATTACGATTATTCCATCGACGAGGAGTGGTTGAGCGCCCTGACGCTCAAGCTCGGAGACATCCTGCGCAGCAGTAAATCCAGCGGCCCAGCCACCCTGATCGCTCCCGGTTACCAACTGCTGACCAAGACGATCAAGGTCCCGCATGTCGAAGAGGGCAAGCAGGCACAGATCATCGCTTTCGAAGCACAGCAGAACATCCCTTACCCGCTTTCAGATGTGGTCTGGGACTATCAGGTGATCGCCGATGATGGTGTCGAGACCGAGGTTGTCCTCATCGCCATCAAGTCGGACGTCATCAACAGCTTCGGCCAGCAAGTCGGCGGCTATGGCATCAGCCCGGCCCATATCGGCGCTGCCTCCATCCTGGACTACAATGCCTACAAGCTGAACTACCAGGACGACGATCAGGACACGCTGCTGGTCAACATCGGGGCGCGCTCTTCGAATCTCATTTTCATCAATCAGGACGGGTTCTTTATCCGCAACATCGCCTTGGGCGGTAACTCGTTGACCCAGAATCTTGCCGACAACCTGGGCAAGAAGTTCAGCGAGGCGGAAAAGGTGAAGGTCGCTTTCTTCTCTGGCCAGACCAGCTATGAGGCCGACCATCCCTCTGTCCAGATCCTGCAGAACAACGCGCAGATCTTCCAGCGCCGGATCAGCCAGGACATTACCCGCTCGATCGTCAATTTCCGCCGCCAGCATGGGGCTAAGGCACCCACCCGCATCCTGCTGACCGGTCGCGGCTCCCTGCTGCCGGGCTTGCCTGAGTTCCTGGCTGAGCAGCAAAAGGTGCCGGTCGATTACTTTGACGCCCTCCAGAACGTGCATGTCGCTCCCGGCATCGACACCGAGGCTCTCGGGCCGGACCTGTACTCACTGGGTGAGGTTGTGGGTGAAGCAGCCCGCGAAGTGCTGCCCGACCCGGTGAGCATGGACCTGCTTCCTGCCGGGTTGGCTGAGGAGATGCGCTTCAAAAAGCAGCGCCCCTTCCTCGCCATGGCTGCGATCTTCCTCGCGCTGGCGACCGTGCCCCCGATCCTTGCTATCAAGGGCCAGACCGCGTCCTACAAGCAGGAGACCCGACAGATTCAGTCAAAGGCCGCTCCGTTGAACGCGCTGCATGGAGAAATCCTGTCCAATCGCGACAAGGCTGAAGCTCTGCGCAAGGACATCGGAGGTCTTGAGGACCTGGTAAATTCCCGCTCGAACTGGATCATCTTCTTTACCGACCTGCAGCAACGTCTCCAGGATGTGCAGGACGTCTGGATCGAAAATCTCCAGCTCGACCGCGTCAGCGGCAACAGCCTGAAAATGACCGGGCGGATCCTTGTCACGAATTTCGACCCGAACAACCCAGCGGCCAGCAATCAGCAGGCGGCTGACCGGGTGAACAAGCTGCTCAGCAGTTTCACCGAGTCCGACTTTATCGAGAAAGTGGCGAACATCCGCTTCGACACGGCTAATCCGCGGATTCTCAAATTCGAGTTCAATCTCATCACCAACCCGGAGAAACCCCTTTGA
- a CDS encoding NUDIX hydrolase, with protein sequence MSSVLPFRISVLLFIRDEAGKLLLIERRKAPNKDCWSPIGGKLEMTEGESPFECAIRETREETGLEITEKDLHLFSMVSEKGYEGSGHWLMFLFDCSKPLTSLPPEIDEGPMGFFTREDVDGLKVPPSDRHLIWPHYDRHRSGFIALRADCRPDSDLQIVVEETH encoded by the coding sequence ATGAGTTCTGTCCTCCCTTTTCGCATCAGCGTGCTGCTTTTCATCCGGGATGAAGCCGGAAAGCTGCTGCTTATCGAGCGCCGCAAGGCCCCCAACAAGGACTGCTGGAGCCCGATCGGGGGTAAGCTGGAAATGACCGAGGGCGAGTCCCCCTTCGAGTGCGCCATCCGGGAAACTCGCGAGGAGACCGGTCTGGAGATCACCGAAAAGGACCTGCACCTGTTTTCCATGGTCTCCGAAAAGGGCTACGAAGGCTCCGGCCACTGGCTGATGTTCCTGTTTGACTGCTCAAAGCCACTTACGTCCCTCCCCCCGGAGATCGACGAGGGGCCGATGGGCTTTTTCACCCGCGAGGATGTCGATGGCCTGAAAGTTCCGCCTTCGGACCGACATTTAATCTGGCCGCACTACGACCGGCACAGATCCGGCTTCATCGCTTTGCGGGCCGACTGCCGCCCGGACAGCGATTTACAAATTGTTGTTGAAGAAACGCACTAG
- the pdhA gene encoding pyruvate dehydrogenase (acetyl-transferring) E1 component subunit alpha, protein MPDSDYSDAEVNKVLTPEQKIQLYRDMVRIRRFEERSIRVYQQGKIGGFLHLYIGQEAVAVGTVSLLGADDHVITAYRDHGHALAVGMNMNECMAELCGKHTGCSKGKGGSMHFFAPDKNYWGGHGIVGGQTPLGAGIAYALKYRNLKGCCICFMGDGAVNQGAVHEAFNLAQLWELPVIYVIENNGYSMGTSQVRSSAFNEYLAKRAEGYAMAWDVVSGNNIYDVRAATAKAIKRAHEESMPTLLEIITYRYRGHSMSDPDKTYREKKEVQEYKEKKDPITVFQNILLEEKVLTDELIQSIDKEAKQEAEDAASFADKSPFPPVESILEDIYWEEDNRSDETTSQGTIIFE, encoded by the coding sequence ATGCCCGACTCGGATTACTCCGATGCCGAGGTAAATAAAGTCCTCACTCCGGAGCAAAAGATCCAGCTCTACCGGGACATGGTACGCATCCGCCGCTTTGAGGAGCGCAGCATACGTGTTTACCAACAGGGCAAGATCGGGGGCTTTCTTCACCTTTACATCGGCCAGGAAGCCGTTGCCGTCGGTACCGTCTCCCTCCTGGGAGCTGACGACCACGTGATCACTGCCTACCGCGACCACGGGCACGCCCTGGCCGTGGGCATGAACATGAACGAGTGTATGGCCGAGCTTTGCGGCAAGCACACCGGCTGCTCCAAGGGCAAAGGTGGCTCCATGCACTTCTTCGCCCCGGATAAGAACTACTGGGGCGGGCACGGCATCGTCGGCGGGCAGACTCCGCTCGGAGCCGGTATCGCCTACGCCCTGAAGTACCGCAACCTGAAGGGCTGCTGCATCTGCTTTATGGGTGACGGGGCCGTCAACCAGGGCGCCGTACACGAAGCCTTTAACCTGGCCCAACTCTGGGAGCTGCCGGTCATTTACGTGATCGAGAACAACGGCTACTCCATGGGTACCAGCCAGGTGCGTTCCTCCGCCTTTAACGAGTACCTGGCCAAGCGCGCCGAGGGCTACGCCATGGCCTGGGACGTCGTCAGCGGCAACAACATCTACGACGTGCGCGCCGCCACCGCCAAGGCCATCAAGCGCGCCCACGAGGAGTCCATGCCGACCCTGCTGGAGATCATCACCTATCGCTACCGCGGCCACTCGATGTCCGACCCGGACAAGACCTACCGCGAGAAGAAGGAAGTCCAGGAGTACAAGGAAAAGAAGGACCCGATCACCGTTTTCCAAAACATCCTGCTGGAAGAGAAAGTACTCACCGACGAGCTCATCCAGTCCATCGACAAGGAAGCCAAGCAGGAGGCCGAAGACGCCGCCAGCTTCGCCGACAAGAGCCCCTTCCCGCCGGTCGAGTCCATTCTCGAGGACATCTACTGGGAGGAAGACAACCGCTCCGACGAGACCACCTCGCAGGGAACCATCATTTTTGAATAA
- a CDS encoding alpha-ketoacid dehydrogenase subunit beta, giving the protein MAQITYRQAINDALAEEVERDENVVVMGEEVAQFDGAYKVTEGLLKRFGPKRIVDTPISEAGFIGMGIGAAMMGIRPVMELMFWSFSYVAFDQLCNNAAAVRYMSGGLINCPIVVRGPANGGTNVGATHSHTPENIVANHPGIKVVCPATAYDAKGLMKTAIRDNDPVFVMENTILYNDKWEVPEEEYLVPLGKANILREGKDLSIIAHGRAAITSLRAAEELKAKHDIDVEVLDLRSIRPLDEDAVIETVKKTNNVLLVEENKPFCGVGAQLTYLIQERAFDYLDAPIKRISSIDAPQIYCKKLEDTQIPNVERVVKKVLEMA; this is encoded by the coding sequence ATGGCCCAGATTACTTACCGCCAAGCAATTAACGACGCCCTCGCCGAGGAAGTCGAACGCGACGAAAACGTCGTCGTTATGGGTGAAGAGGTCGCCCAGTTCGACGGCGCCTACAAAGTCACCGAAGGTTTGCTCAAGCGCTTCGGCCCGAAACGCATCGTGGACACGCCGATCTCCGAAGCCGGCTTTATCGGCATGGGCATCGGCGCCGCCATGATGGGCATCCGCCCCGTCATGGAGCTGATGTTCTGGAGTTTCTCCTACGTGGCCTTTGACCAGCTCTGCAACAACGCCGCCGCCGTTCGCTACATGTCCGGCGGGCTGATCAACTGCCCGATCGTCGTCCGCGGCCCGGCCAATGGCGGAACCAACGTTGGCGCCACCCACTCCCACACACCGGAGAACATCGTGGCCAACCACCCCGGCATCAAGGTCGTGTGCCCAGCCACCGCCTACGACGCCAAGGGCCTCATGAAGACCGCCATTCGCGACAACGACCCGGTCTTCGTGATGGAAAACACCATCCTTTACAACGACAAGTGGGAGGTGCCCGAAGAGGAGTACCTCGTCCCTCTCGGCAAGGCCAACATCCTGCGCGAGGGTAAGGACCTCTCGATCATCGCCCACGGCCGCGCCGCCATCACTTCGCTTCGCGCCGCTGAGGAGCTCAAGGCCAAGCACGACATCGACGTGGAAGTGCTCGACCTGCGTTCCATCCGCCCGCTGGACGAGGACGCCGTCATCGAGACCGTCAAGAAGACCAACAACGTTCTGCTCGTCGAGGAAAACAAGCCCTTCTGTGGCGTCGGTGCTCAGCTCACCTACCTCATCCAGGAGCGGGCCTTTGACTACCTCGACGCGCCCATTAAGCGCATCAGCTCGATCGACGCGCCGCAGATTTACTGCAAAAAGCTCGAAGACACCCAGATCCCCAACGTCGAACGCGTCGTCAAGAAGGTCCTGGAGATGGCGTAA
- a CDS encoding pyruvate dehydrogenase complex dihydrolipoamide acetyltransferase codes for MAEIIEMPKLSDTMTVGTLVSWLKKEGDEVASGDMICEVETDKATMEVECFADGVLLKHYVAEGGEIPVGSPMCAVGEKGEEPPAVDTGAIADKAEELKKEESEEEDSEEKPAEKPEEAPTQSAPAQPSGGAKPEPQGRKQEFIPEEDDSEPAPAQAEGGRIKVSPLARKLAEEKGIPLSAISPSGPHGRIVKKDVLKAIEEGVKAPAPKTAKSDAPAASSAPAQYVPSGAPIAEDGPIKVTNMRKAIATRLVESKTTIPHFYLEVEVDAAPLLELRAEINHHLSNRAPEEGGIKLTVNDFILKAATEALRRVPAVNASWMGDSIQQHGSVHMAFGVAVPDGLVTPVIRDAHAKTLRQISIDTKELIQKSRNKKLTPQDMSGSTFTVTNLGMYGTSGFYGIINPPNAAILSVGATIKKPVVDKDGNLAVGQRMAIGLSCDHRVIDGATGAEFLQALQSILESPALMLV; via the coding sequence ATGGCTGAAATTATCGAAATGCCCAAACTGAGCGACACCATGACGGTGGGCACGCTCGTGAGCTGGTTGAAAAAGGAGGGCGACGAAGTCGCTTCCGGTGACATGATCTGCGAGGTGGAGACCGACAAGGCCACCATGGAAGTCGAATGCTTTGCTGACGGCGTCCTCCTCAAGCACTATGTCGCCGAGGGCGGGGAAATCCCCGTCGGCTCCCCGATGTGCGCTGTCGGCGAGAAGGGTGAAGAGCCCCCCGCCGTCGATACCGGAGCCATCGCTGATAAGGCCGAAGAGCTCAAGAAGGAGGAATCCGAGGAAGAAGACTCTGAAGAAAAGCCGGCGGAAAAGCCCGAAGAGGCTCCCACCCAATCGGCCCCGGCTCAGCCCTCCGGCGGTGCCAAGCCCGAGCCCCAAGGCCGCAAGCAGGAATTTATCCCCGAAGAAGACGACTCCGAGCCCGCACCGGCACAGGCCGAAGGTGGCCGCATCAAGGTCTCTCCCCTCGCCCGTAAGCTGGCCGAGGAAAAGGGTATCCCGCTCTCAGCCATTTCTCCCTCCGGCCCGCATGGCCGCATCGTGAAGAAGGACGTCCTCAAGGCCATCGAAGAAGGCGTCAAGGCTCCGGCCCCGAAGACCGCCAAGTCCGATGCCCCGGCTGCCTCCAGCGCCCCGGCCCAGTACGTGCCCTCGGGTGCCCCGATCGCCGAAGACGGCCCGATCAAGGTCACCAACATGCGCAAGGCCATCGCCACGCGCCTGGTTGAGTCCAAGACCACGATCCCGCACTTCTACCTGGAGGTCGAGGTCGACGCCGCCCCGCTGCTTGAGCTGCGCGCCGAGATCAACCATCACCTCTCCAACCGCGCTCCCGAAGAGGGCGGTATCAAGCTGACCGTCAACGACTTCATCCTGAAGGCCGCGACGGAAGCCCTGCGCCGCGTACCGGCTGTCAACGCCTCCTGGATGGGTGACTCCATCCAGCAGCACGGCTCCGTACACATGGCCTTCGGTGTCGCCGTCCCGGACGGTCTGGTGACCCCGGTCATCCGCGACGCCCACGCCAAGACCCTGCGCCAGATCAGCATCGACACCAAGGAGCTGATCCAGAAGTCCCGCAACAAGAAGCTGACCCCGCAGGACATGAGCGGCTCGACCTTTACCGTGACAAACCTCGGCATGTACGGCACGAGCGGCTTCTACGGCATCATCAACCCGCCCAATGCCGCCATCCTCTCCGTCGGGGCCACGATCAAGAAGCCTGTCGTGGACAAGGACGGCAACCTCGCCGTCGGCCAGCGCATGGCGATCGGCCTGTCCTGCGACCACCGCGTGATCGACGGGGCCACCGGTGCCGAGTTCCTCCAGGCCCTGCAGTCCATACTGGAGAGCCCGGCTCTGATGCTCGTCTAG
- a CDS encoding ATP-binding protein produces the protein MSALACGIAGLTIWMLYKARLDQFSQNLLSVAQNKAALLDYITHIHLDEHHPSTHQHDSTKTKSSTEHVFTDSERETILNHFANSIAESGTFRSTGEYVLGYYQGDKLYIYHSLQDDPDDPVVLDRNAPLAEPMQEALTGKSGTIVAVDYRGEKVLAALVPLPQLDAAMVFKIDMAEFDAPYRSAVITSLVAVAFLVLICALLCWREGKRIIEKLAYSESRYRTLMDNVPVCVFLKDGHGNYLTANRYFYMRYGVDKLSIPELSDRGIFPPDIARKHIEDDQRVLKNGVTITGYEKQDLDGEERIIRYLKCPLKGENGDPIGIIGIHQDVTQERRNAEALQKLNAELESQVRRRTAQLELANRELESFAYTVSHDLRAPLRAMAGFSQALKDDYGESLDATATDYINRIFRATGSMAELIDSLLSLSRSTTGQLKIANLDLSQMANDVIEDLRRSDPNHPVEVTIQPGLQAEGDSRLIRNVLENLLGNAWKYSAKTPEPRVEFGQCVTRSPEDEQSEVEAFFVRDNGTGFDMAYANKLFRPFQRMHSEKEYQGSGIGLATVERIVHRHNGRIWAESEPGLGSTFYFTLDQLVH, from the coding sequence ATGTCAGCGCTGGCCTGCGGGATTGCCGGGCTGACGATCTGGATGCTGTACAAGGCCCGACTGGATCAGTTTAGCCAAAACCTGCTCTCGGTCGCCCAAAACAAAGCTGCCCTGCTGGATTACATCACGCACATCCATCTGGATGAGCATCACCCATCCACCCACCAGCATGATTCAACGAAAACAAAATCCAGCACGGAACACGTATTTACAGACAGCGAGCGCGAGACCATCCTGAACCACTTCGCGAATAGTATCGCTGAGAGCGGTACATTTCGCAGCACAGGGGAATACGTCCTGGGCTACTATCAGGGCGACAAGCTGTATATCTACCACAGCCTGCAAGACGATCCGGACGACCCGGTTGTTTTGGACCGCAACGCACCTCTGGCAGAGCCCATGCAGGAAGCACTCACGGGTAAGAGCGGGACCATCGTAGCGGTAGACTATCGAGGGGAGAAAGTTCTCGCCGCACTTGTTCCTCTCCCCCAGCTCGACGCCGCCATGGTCTTCAAGATAGACATGGCAGAGTTTGATGCCCCCTACCGGAGTGCGGTCATCACGTCGCTGGTGGCTGTCGCTTTCCTTGTTTTGATATGCGCCCTCCTCTGTTGGCGTGAAGGCAAGCGCATCATCGAAAAGCTCGCCTACAGCGAAAGCCGCTACCGCACGCTCATGGATAACGTGCCCGTATGCGTGTTTCTCAAAGACGGACATGGTAACTACCTGACCGCGAACCGCTACTTTTACATGCGCTATGGCGTCGACAAGCTATCGATCCCCGAGCTGAGCGACCGTGGTATATTCCCGCCCGACATTGCCCGAAAACACATCGAAGATGACCAACGCGTGCTTAAAAACGGCGTCACCATCACCGGCTATGAAAAGCAAGACCTCGACGGCGAAGAGCGCATCATCCGCTATTTAAAGTGTCCCCTCAAAGGCGAAAACGGGGACCCCATCGGCATTATCGGTATCCACCAGGACGTCACCCAGGAGCGCCGTAACGCTGAGGCCCTCCAGAAGCTCAATGCCGAGCTGGAAAGCCAGGTCCGCCGCCGCACGGCTCAGCTCGAGCTGGCCAACCGGGAGCTGGAAAGCTTCGCCTACACCGTTTCGCACGACTTACGGGCACCGCTGCGGGCGATGGCCGGGTTTAGCCAAGCCCTCAAGGACGACTACGGCGAGAGCCTCGACGCCACTGCCACCGATTACATCAACCGGATTTTCCGAGCCACCGGCAGTATGGCCGAGCTGATCGACAGCCTGCTCAGCCTCTCGCGCTCGACCACGGGCCAACTCAAGATCGCGAATCTGGATCTCTCGCAGATGGCCAACGATGTCATCGAAGACCTGCGGCGCTCCGACCCCAATCATCCAGTCGAGGTCACCATCCAGCCCGGTCTCCAAGCCGAGGGTGATAGCCGACTCATCCGCAACGTACTCGAAAATCTCCTCGGTAATGCGTGGAAATACTCGGCCAAGACACCCGAGCCACGGGTGGAGTTCGGCCAGTGCGTCACACGCTCGCCCGAGGATGAGCAGAGTGAGGTGGAGGCTTTCTTCGTCCGCGACAACGGAACAGGCTTTGATATGGCTTACGCAAACAAGCTGTTTCGCCCCTTCCAGCGTATGCACAGTGAAAAAGAATATCAGGGGTCCGGAATCGGTCTGGCCA